In Pelodictyon luteolum DSM 273, the genomic stretch AATGACTAAAAAACGCCATATTCTATTTTCTTATATGCTTTTACGGGGGTTTATCCTTTTAATAACCGGACACTAGTGTCCGTCAGTATATGTTTTTCGGCTCACATGCATGCAGCGGTTCCTTCCTGCATATGCTTCCGGGAGATCGGAATCATTGCCGGATCCAGTCGGGATCGGCTCTTTTCCGCACCCCCCCCCCGGAGGCTCTGCTTCGTCAATGACTCCCCGTCGTTCAGAGGCTCGACTTCGACGCGTACCACACCTCCTTTCATGGATAAATATCAGCCGATTGAGACCGGGACGGCGTAAAGAAGTGGTGTAAGCCTCTTTGGCTTGCGTTTTTCTTTTGCAGAGGGACCGGCAAGATGGCGGCCGGAGCCATCAGACGCTATCCTCATCGTAAAAAACATTTTAGCCGCCATGACTCCCGGATACGTCATCGCTTCGTGACGCGGAGTTTTCGCTTCCAGCTTCTGGCGTAACATTATTGATTTTGGGTAGATAATATAATTGTCTAATTATTTATGTGGACAGCACTTAATGGATCTGGTCGTAAATCCATGTAAAAAGCTCCGAAAATCGAGCATAAAAAGTGTTGTTGAGAATGCATCTGGGGAATACAGCCGAAAAGCATGGCAAGGGCGGGCTCATGCACCGCATGCCAGGTATTCCTCCTCAGTTTCATGCGCCGGCAGCAGTCGAATTCTCGCCTTCAGTCAATAAGTACATAGAACACGGAGAGCGCATCAGCGCATCCGGCAGTAACCAGTAAGCGCAGGCGGGACGGTATTTTTTTGCACTGAATCGTCATACTGAACTTCGTTACATATGGATATCACGATCAATCCGCTTCTGCTGCCTGTCATCAATGGCAATGGCGCATGCACCCCTGAACCCTGCAGCGGTTTCACCGCTATCCTCCAGCGCAACAGGACCGCCAAAAGGACAAGGGCGGGCGCGTCGGCATGCAGGGTACGGGAGGCCCGGTACACTCCTGCATGCCGACGCATTCCATGCACGGATTACCATGGACCCGGCACCATTCTCTCCGTCGGCATGTCGGCCCTCCGGCCAATGAGCCCTTTACCCTTTTGTCAGTCAGTACAATCTTTTCACCCTCAATCAAAGGAGTAACTGCACATGCACACCATGATCAATAATGGAGTCTGGGGCGAGGAGTTGACAACGCCTCTTGGAGAGAATCCTACCAGCAGCACCACCAACAACATCACTTCGGAGAAGATCCGGAGCTGCAAGAATACCGTTATTGAATTGCTGTACCGGGGCGGAGAGTTCATCATCTACGAAGCGACGCCATGGACCCACACAATTGAAGTGATCGGCAAAAACAACCCCTTCCGCCATCGCACCCGGGCGGGCGTCATGCGCGCATTTGACAACTGGGTCAAAAAAAACGCAGCCTCCGGCACCAGTTAACCCTGTGAGGGTATCATACACCCTGCACCGCGTCGGGTCAGGAGAATGTTCTCAAGCCTTGCCGGACGCAGCGCAAGGCAACCGCAGTCCGCCGGGCATTGCCGGCGGGCTCATTCCTAAAAGGCACAGCATATGAAAGAAAACTCAACCGGCGGATGGGTGAAGCTCCATCGCCAGATGGCACAGTGGGAATGGTACACCGATGCCAACACCTTCAGGGTGTTCATGCACCTGCTCATTCTGGTAAACCACAGCGACACGACATGGCGTGGCATACCAGTCCTGCGCGGCCAGGTGCTTACCGGTCTCAACCGGCTGTCTCAGGATCTGAAGCTCTCAGTACAGCAGATCCGCACCGCAATAGCCCGCCTGGTCTCTACGGGTGAAATAACAAACAGCTCAACATGCCGGTACCGGGTCATAACCATCTGCAATTACGAGTCTTACCAGAAAAGGGAGGAGCACGTCCGACAGACCCTGCAGCAGACCGGAGCCTTGACAGCCAACAACCCTTCAACAGCATCCAAGAATGTAAAGAAGGAGAAGAATGAAGAACCTCTTACGGGGGAGTCTAGGCAGAATCCTGAACCCGGCGTGCTGAATCCGGGATTCACAGCGGCTTTCATGACGGAGGTCTGGGCGTTCTATGCCCGGCAGAAAACGCGCACCTACACGAGCCATATGCTCCAGAACATTGCCATCCGCCAGCTCTACGATATGGCGGGCGGTGATGAAGAGCGCGCAAAGGATGCCCTGCGCCAGACGCTTGCAAACGGCTACCAGGGGTTTACCTGGTATTTCAACCAAAACAAGAAACGGGGAGGAACAGATGGATCTTACCAACGCGATGCAGCCTACCGGAGTGCCGGACCCACCAAAGCCGACCACGCTTCCCTCATGCAGCTCCTCCGCGATCACTCGGCAGGACTGGGCTGATCAACCCGGTGAGGGTGAGGTCATGACGGCTCTCATGCAGATCCAGGAGTCCAAGGGGAAATGGTACAGCGAAGTCATGCAGAAGTTCTACCGGACGGGTGTGGGGGAGCGTACCAAAAAGCACCTTGACGGGCTCGTTATGGAAATACTGCGGATGCGGCCGAGCCGTGCCGACCTCGGTACAGCTACACGCCGCATCTGCCATACGGAGTTCCAGGGTACCACCTACATGCCGCTTCCCGACGAGGCGGCCATCATCCGCATCCTGCGGGAGGTACAAGGGGAGAGTGCCGGTCGCCGCATCGGGACCGAACCCCCGGCTTGGGAGCCACCGCCTTTCGACATGAGTGCGTATGAGGGAATGAGCGATGATGAAACCTTCGAAGCCCTCCTGGCACTCGCCCGGCTGAAATTCGGGTTCTGAAGAATCACGCTGCCCCGGAAGCTGAGTCACCAATAAAACCCCATGTTCTCATGATACCCATCACCGGCACCATGACAGGTTACCCGATCCACATCGTCACCCCGGAGCGCTTCTTCACACCGGAGCAAGCCGTGCGGCATGTCATGCCGGCTGAGGGAGGAGTGCGCTGATGCCGGCCTGGGTTGAATACATCGATGTCGTTCAGGCGGTCCTCATCGTCTGCATCGGCCTCATCGGGTGGTTTGCCTCACGGACCCTGACGCTTGTCGACCGCAACCAGACCGAGCTGTTCCGGCGCATGCAGCTGCTTGAAAAAGAGCTGTACATGCTCAAGGGCCTGCATGAAGCGCACCGGGCATATCAGAAAAACTCATGACACCGTCCTCCTCCGGCACCCTCTTCGTCATCCTCGACAACGGCCACGGCTCCGACACGCCTGGCAAACGGAGCCCGGCATGGAGCGACATGGCGCAGCTGTTCGAGTGGGAGTTCAACCGGGCAGTTGTACGCCGTATTGCCATGAGCCTCCGGCAGGCGGGCATCCCGCTGCACGTGCTTGTTCCTGAGGATGAGGATGTTTCCGTTACGCGCCGGATCGGGCGCACGAACCAGATTGCCCGTGATGCCCGCGCGGAGGGGCGGCGTGCCGTCCTGCTCTCGGTGCATGCCAACGCCTCGCCCTCTGTCCGGCATCCGGGGAGTGGATGGGAGTGCTGGACTTCAAACGGGGGGAGCAGGAGCGACCTGCTCGCCACCATGCTCTACAGGGAAGCCGGGATGTACCTCGGTCGGTACCCTGTACGCACCGACCGCCGGGACGGTGACCCCGACAAGGAAACCGACCGGTTCTCGCTGCTCAGTAAAACCATCTGCCCGGCCGTTCTTACGGAGAATCTCTTCATGGACAACCACGATGAGTGCCGGTTCCTCGGGAGCGAAGAGGGGAGGGATCTCATCGCCCGTGTCCATTTCGAGGCACTCATTGAATACGGCCGTGAGTTCGCCACCAACCATAACTGAACTGGAGGGACTGCACCATGGCATTTTCTGTCAACGGAAGCAACGACCCGATAACTGCCCCTATAACCAGCCCGATAACCGGCGCCACCAGTACCCTCACGGCCATTATTGACGATGAACCCGATGCAGGCGGTGGGGAGATGGGGGAAGGTCTGCCCGGGCGCCAGTATCCAGTTCGGGAGCAGCTTATCATGCAGCATACTCTGAACACGGCGGAGAGAGGGCACGGGAGTGTCTTTGTCGCCGGTTGGCGACCGTTCGTAGGGTGGGTGTCAGGGCTGGCTTTGGCCTATGCCGCCATCATGGACCCGCTGCTGCGCTTTACGGCTCGGGTGGTGTTCGGCTATGAGGGGGAGTTCCCCGGGATAGATACGACCCTGACCCTGCAGATCCTCTTCGGCATGCTCGGGCTCGGGGCGTTCAGGAGCTGGGAGAAAAAGGAATCGGTGGCGCGGAGCTCACTGAAGCCGTGATGCGGGGGGACTGCATCGTGCCATTTGGTTACACTGGCGGTATATGGGCTAACCGGTACGCCGAGCCCATTCAAGAGCTCTGGCCGGCAGTGGCTGCTCCAGGTCCCATTTAATTGATATGGGCTTTGATCCCTCATGACTGTGGTATTGGAGGGGGCCGGCAAAGAAGTATGGTGCAGTGAGCCCGTTTGGTGCCTGCTTTCTATTACGAATGAAAAGTAATGGGGTATATCCTTCGCTTCGATGATTGATATAGCGTAGTCCTGTGGGAGATGAGTCGCTTGTTCGTGTCTGACTTTGCCAGTGAAAGCGGGTGTCGGAAATGGCATAGTCCTCATACATGGTTGTGGGAGAGAAGTCTGCGGCACTTTTGTTGATATCAGCAAAGAAAATGTCCAGCTTCCGTTCATGAACGTGCAGTAATCCCTCACGTGAGGGTATAGGGTTTTCGAAAGAGCCCAATCCAAGAGCATGAGCTACCTGTGCCCTGGAGTAGGATCCATGCAGACAAAGGGGGCCCGTCAACTCTGGGAACCGTATTTCAGGTAGGGGGGAACGGTTTTCAAGCAGCCAGTTAAACAGCTCCCTGAGATCATGCCGGAGGGCCGGGTGGGACCGGAGATAGCCTTCAACGTCCTGTAGTGTCCCGTTGCCGGGCTTTTCTTTTCCCCATAACATACTATGCAGAAGACGGGGTGTTTCCTGAGATACTGGAGAAGCACCAATAAGCATTCTGGCTCCGTCGGCAATCAGGTTCGTGTCATCCATAAGCAGCAACCGGCGGAATCCTTTCGCAAGCGAGTCATTGAAGCGGTCCGGTGCCGGCATGGACGTATCGCCTGTGGCTGTGGCAAGGAGTTGGTGTGGGAGCCCTCGTTTATACAGTTCATCAGGAGAGTCGATGTTGAGAAAGTTGACAATCTCCTGCAGACCTACCTTTCCCTTTGTGGCTGCGCTTAATTGGCGAAGTTCCTGAAGAAGCTGGCTTTCGCGGAGCGATGCTGTTGCTACATTTATGTTGTTAATGACGTGCTCTTTAGCCTGTGCTTCGAGGTGCACGAAGCACCCTGCTGGCAGGTAGGGCATGTCAGACTCTATTTGTGGTATAAGGGAGAGTTCCGGTCGGCTGGTAAGGGCTCGGAAGCGTCGAGCAAAACTGAACTTTCGGTGCTGTGGCGCGATAAAGTCGAGAACTGTCAGGTGAGGCTTTTCATCATGCAGGCGTAACCCCCTGCCGAGCTGCTGAAGGAAAACGGTTAAACTTTCAGTTGGTCGCAGGAAGAGCACGGTATCGACGGAGGGAATGTCGACGCCCTCGTTGAATAAGTCAACAGTAAAGATGATGTTGATTTCGCGTGCTTCTAACTGTCGCTGCGCATTATGGCGGAGCTCTGAGGGAGAATTTGCACTGAGAACAATGGCCGGGATGCTGTTGTCCCTGCACCACTTGGCCATGAATACTGCATGTTCCACACTAATACAAAATCCTAAGGCCCTAATCTTACGGATATCTGAGACATAGCGATCAACTTGACCCATCACCCATTGCGCCCGAGCGCTATTGTTGTCAACCAGGTGCCGGAGTCCGCTGACATCGTAACCGTTTCGAGTCCACTGCAGGCTTGAAAAATCAAGCCCGTCCAGATCAGGAATCCCGAAATAATGGAACGGGGCAAGCAATGCTCGTTCAATTGATTCAGCAAGACGGATTTCATGGGTAAAGGCGCCTCCGAAATCGTTTCGTATATCTTCTCCATCACTTCGTTCTGGAGTGGCTGTCAATCCGAGTAGTGAGAGCGGGCGAACGTGGGCGATGAGATGCTGATAAGTGTCAGCAGCGGCATGATGCGCTTCATCAAGGACCACATAGGCATAATAATCCGGAGGAAGGTGATCAAGTTTCCTTGCGTTCCAGCTTTGAACGGTGCAGAACAAGTGCTCAAAGCTTCGGGGTTCTGAGCCCCCGGCAAGAATTTCTCCGAAGCTGCCATCTCGCATGACTTGCCGGAAACTTGCTCTGGCCTGTTTCAGGATTTCTTCCCGGTGGGACACATAGAGGATGCGGGGGAATCCGGAATGCTCCTTTGCAAACCCCTTGTAGTCAAAAGCGGCAACCATGGTCTTTCCCGTGCCGGTTGCTGCAATGACTAAATGCTTCTGCTTGCCAGCGTTTCGTTCGTTGTGAATGTCATCAAGGATGACCTGCTGATAGCCGTAGGGACGAAGGTCAAAAAAGGGGATCTCGTTTTCATCTGTTGATCCGCCTTGCTGTTCTTGTGCCAGGGCGTTCTTCAATTCCTCGATGTCGCAAGGGGTGAATTCTCCTCGATCCTCCCAATGGGACTCGAATGTTGCTATGGCATGTTCCCAGAGATGGGCCGTTTCATACTGACTGATTTTAGCGGTCCATTCCAATCCCTCGTCCAGAGCAGCTTTTGAGATGTTTGCCGATCCTATATACGCA encodes the following:
- a CDS encoding N-acetylmuramoyl-L-alanine amidase gives rise to the protein MTPSSSGTLFVILDNGHGSDTPGKRSPAWSDMAQLFEWEFNRAVVRRIAMSLRQAGIPLHVLVPEDEDVSVTRRIGRTNQIARDARAEGRRAVLLSVHANASPSVRHPGSGWECWTSNGGSRSDLLATMLYREAGMYLGRYPVRTDRRDGDPDKETDRFSLLSKTICPAVLTENLFMDNHDECRFLGSEEGRDLIARVHFEALIEYGREFATNHN
- a CDS encoding 3TM-type holin, whose product is MAFSVNGSNDPITAPITSPITGATSTLTAIIDDEPDAGGGEMGEGLPGRQYPVREQLIMQHTLNTAERGHGSVFVAGWRPFVGWVSGLALAYAAIMDPLLRFTARVVFGYEGEFPGIDTTLTLQILFGMLGLGAFRSWEKKESVARSSLKP
- a CDS encoding DEAD/DEAH box helicase, whose translation is MHKLPTGLYDLLHTEKLHKRLEEEGLLDRAQWAEVDRDEIHHRVAIPLSREIAAFISESIAGHKAEHLTEALNEAFRSPEVLRAIMQEVRPHATNSLSQILPLSPLQGIATRPDTPLSISALLTGSSRSPALRTQLIKELSSCDKADWLVSFIRYAGILPLLPALKAFTSTPAPDGEPKLRIATTTYMGATEVKAIEALLALPNTEVRISYDTRRTRLHAKAYIFRRNSRFGSAYIGSANISKAALDEGLEWTAKISQYETAHLWEHAIATFESHWEDRGEFTPCDIEELKNALAQEQQGGSTDENEIPFFDLRPYGYQQVILDDIHNERNAGKQKHLVIAATGTGKTMVAAFDYKGFAKEHSGFPRILYVSHREEILKQARASFRQVMRDGSFGEILAGGSEPRSFEHLFCTVQSWNARKLDHLPPDYYAYVVLDEAHHAAADTYQHLIAHVRPLSLLGLTATPERSDGEDIRNDFGGAFTHEIRLAESIERALLAPFHYFGIPDLDGLDFSSLQWTRNGYDVSGLRHLVDNNSARAQWVMGQVDRYVSDIRKIRALGFCISVEHAVFMAKWCRDNSIPAIVLSANSPSELRHNAQRQLEAREINIIFTVDLFNEGVDIPSVDTVLFLRPTESLTVFLQQLGRGLRLHDEKPHLTVLDFIAPQHRKFSFARRFRALTSRPELSLIPQIESDMPYLPAGCFVHLEAQAKEHVINNINVATASLRESQLLQELRQLSAATKGKVGLQEIVNFLNIDSPDELYKRGLPHQLLATATGDTSMPAPDRFNDSLAKGFRRLLLMDDTNLIADGARMLIGASPVSQETPRLLHSMLWGKEKPGNGTLQDVEGYLRSHPALRHDLRELFNWLLENRSPLPEIRFPELTGPLCLHGSYSRAQVAHALGLGSFENPIPSREGLLHVHERKLDIFFADINKSAADFSPTTMYEDYAISDTRFHWQSQTRTSDSSPTGLRYINHRSEGYTPLLFIRNRKQAPNGLTAPYFFAGPLQYHSHEGSKPISIKWDLEQPLPARALEWARRTG